In the genome of Nymphaea colorata isolate Beijing-Zhang1983 chromosome 9, ASM883128v2, whole genome shotgun sequence, one region contains:
- the LOC116260226 gene encoding uncharacterized protein LOC116260226 → MGREVAEKTQTPLEKRPSILMVGSSNAGKRTLLSRLISEDFLDMGDITSKCSCYGWTIDTKYYLADLSIWVEHLGDSFPENLSVTYQQPLALVMVFDQSNMSSFVALQDWVSVNSLQNFEILLCVGNKADLLPNHFAFTEYRSRLQKHGECSSDPHPEFLDYGILDNEGCSLLSGDEVEADTPEIGKLCMDWCREHNIEYVEACAANADFDKCLSTNGDIQGVDRVYGALSAYMWPGLIMKSENKMPHVCAYSFEKVSSDESDIEIEYEVLSKGSAEPWDDTDDTWVALSSTDRAEDSKEIASEDVPVDKGIRDSEQCKDSASDGLVSTAEELASSPKAGEGTTEPEHVDTSRGFEDLEQLMCEISHMRENLRLMPDMQRKEMAAALAMKMAAMFADGSDEDAS, encoded by the exons ATGGGGCGGGAGGTCGCGGAGAAGACTCAGACCCCGCTTGAGAAGCGGCCGTCGATTCTAATGGTCGGTTCCTCGAACGCCGGGAAACGGACTCTTCTCTCAA GACTGATTTCAGAAGATTTTCTGGATATGGGCGACATAACATCTAAATGTTCCTGCTATGG GTGGACAATTGATACGAAATATTATCTAGCAGATCTTTCCATATGGGTGGAACATCTTGGTGATAGTTTTCCTGAGAATTTGTCAGTGACCTACCAGCAGCCATTGGCACTGGTGATGGTGTTCGACCAAAGTAAT ATGTCATCTTTTGTAGCTCTCCAGGATTGGGTTTCTGTGAACAGTCTCCAAAACTTTGAAATACTATTATGCGTTGGTAACAAAGCAGACCTTCTTCCCAATCACTTTGCTTTCACTGAATATAGAAGTCGCTTGCAAAAGCATGGGGAATGCTCCAGTGATCCACATCCGGAATTCCTGGATTATGGAATCCTTGACAACGAAGGTTGTAGCTTACTTAGTGGAGATGAAGTAGAAGCAGATACGCCTGAGATCGGAAAGTTGTGCATGGATTGGTGCAGAGAACACAACATTGAATATGTTGAAGCCTGTGCAGCAAATGCTGATTTTGACAAAT GTCTATCAACTAATGGAGATATACAAGGAGTAGATCGTGTCTATGGTGCGCTTTCTGCTTATATGTGGCCGGGATTGATTATGAAATCTGAAAATAAGATGCCTCATGTGTGTGCATATTCATTTGAGAAAG TATCTTCAGATGAGTCTGATATTGAAATTGAATATGAAGTCCTATCAAAAGGCTCAGCTGAACCCTGGGATGATACAGATGACACGTGGGTTGCATTGAGCAGCACTGATAGAGCTGAGGATTCCAAAGAAATTGCTAGTGAAGATGTTCCAGTTGACAAAGGCATTCGGGACTCTGAACAATGTAAGGATTCTGCATCAGATGGACTTGTTTCCACAGCGGAAGAATTGGCATCTTCTCCAAAAGCAGGTGAAGGCACAACTGAGCCAGAACATGTGGATACAAGCCGGGGCTTCGAAGATTTGGAGCAGTTAATGTGTGAGATCAGTCATATGCGAGAGAACTTGAGGCTGATGCCTGACATGCAGAGGAAGGAGATGGCAGCAGCACTTGCCATGAAAATGGCCGCTATGTTCGCAGATGGTAGTGATGAGGATGCCAGTTGA